The Phacochoerus africanus isolate WHEZ1 chromosome 3, ROS_Pafr_v1, whole genome shotgun sequence genome window below encodes:
- the CCNT2 gene encoding cyclin-T2 isoform X3: MLLKIFSSIENDGALVIFVSTSKDLAQTSYFMATNSLHLTTFCLQYKPTVIACVCIHLACKWSNWEIPVSTDGKHWWEYVDPTVTLELLDELTHEFLQILEKTPSRLKKIRNWRATQTVKKPKVDGQVSETPLLGSSLVQNSILVDSVTGVPTNPSFQKPSTSAFPAPVPLNSGNISVQDSHTSDNLSMLATGMPGTSYGLSSHQEWPQHQESARTEQIYSQKQETSLSGSQYNINFQQGPSISMHSGLHHRPDKISDHSSIKQDYTHKAGSSKHHGPISATSGVIPQKMSLDKYREKRKLETLDLDVRDHYIAAQVEQQHKHGQSQAASSSSVTSPIKMKIPITNAEKPEKYMADKKEKSGSLKLRIPIPPTDKSISKEELKMKIKVSSSERHSSSDEGSGKSKHSSPHISRDHKEKHKEHPSNRHHPSSHKHSHSYSGSSSGGSKHSADGIPPTVLRSPVGLSSDGISSSSTSSRKKLHINDASHNHHSKMSKSSKSSGSSSSSSSSVKQYISSHNSVFNHPLPPPPPVTYQVGYGHLSTLVKLDKKPVETNGPDVNHEYSTNSQHMDYKDTFDMLDSLLSAQGMNM; the protein is encoded by the exons ATGTTGTTGAAGATTTTCAGTAGTATAGAAAATGATGGCGCTCTTGTGATATTTGTAAGTA caAGCAAGGATTTGGCACAGACATCCTATTTCATGGCTACCAACAG TCTGCATCTTACAACCTTCTGTCTTCAGTACAAACCAACAGTGATAGCATGTGTATGCATTCATTTGGCTTGCAAATGGTCCAATTGGGAGATTCCTGTGTCAACTGATGGAAAACATTGGTGGGAATATGTGGATCCTACAGTTACTCTGGAATTATTAGATG agctaaCTCATGAATTTCTACAAATACTGGAGAAAACGCCTAGTAGGTTGAAGAAGATTCGAAACTGGCGG gCTACTCAGACGGTTAAGAAACCAAAAGTAGATGGACAAGTATCAGAAACGCCACTTCTTGGTTCATCTCTGGTCCAGAATTCCATTTTAGTAGATAGTGTTACTGGTGTGCCTACAAATCCAAGTTTTCAGAAACCATCTACATCAGCATTCCCTGCACCAGTACCTCTAAATTCGGGAAATATTTCCGTTCAAGACAGCCATACATCTGATAATTTGTCAATGCTAGCAACAGGAATGCCAGGTACCTCATATGGTTTGTCATCACACCAAGAATGGCCTCAACATCAAGAGTCAGCAAGGACAGAACAGATATATTCTCAAAAACAGGAGACATCTTTGTCTGGTAGCCAGTACAACATCAACTTCCAGCAGGGACCATCTATATCAATGCATTCAGGATTACATCACAGACCTGACAAAATTTCTGATCATTCTTCTATTAAGCAAGATTATACTCATAAAGCAGGGAGCAGTAAACACCatgggccaatttctgctactTCTGGAGTAATTCCTCAGAAAATGTCTTTagataaatatagagaaaaacGTAAGCTAGAAACCCTTGATCTGGATGTAAGGGATCATTATATAGCTGCCCAGGTAGAACAGCAACACAAACATGGACAATCGCAGGCAGCCAGCAGCAGTTCTGTAACTTCtcccattaaaatgaaaattcccaTTACAAATGCtgaaaaacctgaaaaatatatggctgataagaaagaaaagagtggatCACTGAAGTTACGGATTCCGATACCACCTACTGATAAAAGCATCAGTAAAGAAGAactgaaaatgaagataaaagtTTCTTCCTCAGAAAGACACAGCTCTTCTGATGAAGGCAGTGGGAAGAGCAAGCATTCAAGCCCACATATTAGCAGGGACCATAAGGAGAAGCACAAGGAGCATCCCTCGAACCGCCACCACCCCAGTAGTCACAAGCATTCGCACTCATAtagtggcagcagcagtggtGGCAGCAAACACAGTGCTGATGGAATACCACCCACTGTTTTGAGGAGTCCTGTGGGCCTGAGCAGTGATGGCATTTCCTCTAGTTCCACCTCTTCGAGGAAGAAGCTGCATATCAATGATGCCTCTCACAACCATCACTCCAAAATGAGCAAAAGTTCCAAAAGTTCAGGTAGTTCATctagttcttcctcctctgtTAAGCAGTATATATCCTCTCACAACTCTGTTTTTAACCATCCCttaccccctcctccccctgtcACATACCAGGTGGGCTACGGACATCTCAGCACCCTCGTGAAACTGGACAAGAAGCCAGTGGAGACCAACGGTCCTGATGTCAATCACGAGTACAGTACAAACAGCCAGCATATGGACTACAAAGACACATTCGACATGCTGGACTCGCTGTTAAGTGCCCAAGGAATGAACATGTAA